In Dehalococcoidia bacterium, one DNA window encodes the following:
- the rplV gene encoding 50S ribosomal protein L22 yields MPISATAKNTGVSVKKLMPILDLVRGKNVQDAMDTLEFLPSPAAALVARVVKSAASNAEEEIFARPADLTITRIYANEGPRLKRFRARARGRATRIIKRSSHVTVVVDENEEL; encoded by the coding sequence ATGCCCATTAGCGCAACAGCCAAGAACACAGGGGTTTCAGTAAAGAAGCTGATGCCAATTCTGGACCTCGTTCGAGGAAAGAACGTGCAGGATGCCATGGACACCCTGGAGTTCCTTCCCTCGCCGGCCGCAGCCCTCGTGGCGCGTGTGGTGAAGTCCGCCGCGTCGAACGCCGAGGAAGAGATATTCGCGCGGCCAGCCGACCTGACAATAACAAGGATTTACGCGAACGAAGGCCCGAGACTCAAAAGGTTCCGAGCAAGGGCCAGGGGCCGCGCCACGAGAATAATAAAGCGCAGCAGCCACGTAACGGTGGTAGTGGACGAAAACGAGGAGCTCTAG
- the rpsC gene encoding 30S ribosomal protein S3: MGQKTHPIGFRLGIVKDWQARWFAGKQEAYRNLVFEDLQIRGRIADSYPDAGISRVEIERSNNDVTVTIHTARPGIVIGRGGQRVEELRKDLEGIIRRRARLNVQEIRQPELDAFLVARNVADQLERRIAFRRAIRQTLGRTMQAGAEGIKIICAGRLGGADIARSEKAMEGRVPLHTLRADIDYGLAEAATDFGRIGVKVWIYKGDILPESAPEPEIEEEISPIEVTLSANPEPEPVVQAVPPVAAAPAAPAAPVAPVAPAAPAAPAPAPAPESQPAQAAQPAPPQPAAETPPAAPAPGTQPSVTPETTQEGEGNAPTQQS, translated from the coding sequence TTGGGCCAGAAAACTCACCCGATAGGATTCCGACTGGGAATCGTCAAGGACTGGCAGGCACGGTGGTTCGCCGGGAAACAGGAGGCGTACCGCAATCTTGTGTTCGAAGACCTCCAGATACGCGGCAGGATAGCCGACAGCTATCCGGACGCCGGCATCTCTCGGGTTGAGATAGAACGAAGCAATAACGACGTCACCGTGACGATCCACACCGCAAGGCCTGGAATCGTGATTGGACGCGGCGGACAGCGCGTTGAGGAACTCCGCAAGGACCTCGAAGGCATCATCAGACGCCGGGCCAGGCTCAACGTGCAGGAGATCCGCCAGCCTGAGCTGGACGCCTTCCTGGTTGCCAGGAACGTGGCAGACCAGCTCGAGCGCAGAATCGCGTTCCGGCGCGCCATCAGGCAGACGCTCGGACGCACGATGCAGGCCGGAGCCGAGGGCATCAAGATCATCTGCGCAGGCAGACTCGGCGGAGCCGACATTGCGAGGTCCGAGAAGGCGATGGAGGGGCGAGTGCCGCTCCACACGCTGAGAGCGGACATAGACTACGGACTGGCAGAGGCGGCGACGGACTTCGGACGCATCGGCGTGAAGGTGTGGATCTACAAGGGAGACATCCTCCCTGAGTCCGCTCCTGAGCCCGAGATCGAGGAGGAGATCTCCCCGATCGAGGTCACGCTGTCCGCTAACCCCGAGCCAGAGCCAGTGGTGCAGGCAGTGCCACCCGTGGCGGCCGCGCCGGCTGCACCCGCAGCGCCTGTGGCCCCCGTCGCACCAGCCGCTCCCGCAGCGCCTGCTCCTGCTCCTGCTCCCGAGAGTCAGCCTGCACAGGCCGCGCAGCCGGCACCCCCTCAGCCAGCCGCTGAGACACCGCCGGCAGCACCGGCGCCAGGGACACAGCCGTCCGTGACCCCAGAAACAACACAGGAGGGCGAGGGCAATGCTCCAACCCAACAGAGTTAA
- the rplP gene encoding 50S ribosomal protein L16: MLQPNRVKFRNMHRGRRKGLSVAGSQINFGEYGLKATESAWVTSRQIEAARRAMTRYARRGGKLWIRIFPDKSVTARAAETRMGSGKGAVDHWVAVVKPGRVMFEIAGVPEETAKEALRLASSKLPMATKIVTRQAV; this comes from the coding sequence ATGCTCCAACCCAACAGAGTTAAGTTCCGCAACATGCACCGGGGACGGCGCAAGGGTCTGTCGGTCGCCGGAAGCCAGATCAACTTCGGAGAGTACGGCCTGAAGGCGACTGAGTCTGCCTGGGTCACCTCCCGTCAGATCGAGGCCGCCAGACGAGCAATGACTCGCTATGCCCGCCGTGGCGGGAAGCTGTGGATACGCATCTTCCCGGACAAGAGCGTCACCGCCCGCGCCGCTGAGACCCGCATGGGCAGCGGTAAGGGGGCCGTCGATCACTGGGTAGCAGTGGTCAAGCCCGGCAGGGTGATGTTCGAGATCGCGGGCGTGCCCGAAGAGACCGCCAAAGAGGCCCTCCGGCTGGCTTCGTCGAAGCTGCCGATGGCCACGAAGATCGTCACCAGGCAGGCGGTGTAA
- the rpmC gene encoding 50S ribosomal protein L29, whose translation MAIDDVRAMSAEDLATELYETRRELMNLRFRAATMQLANVNEIGKAKKRVAQILTVMRERELGIAT comes from the coding sequence ATGGCGATAGACGATGTAAGGGCAATGTCCGCCGAAGATCTCGCAACAGAGTTGTACGAGACGCGGCGAGAGCTCATGAACCTACGGTTCAGGGCCGCGACCATGCAGCTCGCCAACGTGAACGAAATAGGCAAGGCCAAGAAGCGCGTCGCACAGATCCTCACGGTGATGCGAGAGCGCGAACTGGGCATAGCCACATAG
- the rpsQ gene encoding 30S ribosomal protein S17, with product MSFERKKVRVGKVVSDKMDKTVVVVYQWSQPHPIYKKAVRRQTKFYAHDPENQCSLGDTVRIVESRPYSKSKRWKVAEILSSIEIAEVQPEEIEVDEDVLSAAATSAAQMESSTEAEPVSE from the coding sequence ATGAGTTTCGAAAGAAAAAAAGTCCGGGTGGGCAAAGTCGTGAGCGACAAGATGGACAAGACCGTCGTCGTCGTTTACCAGTGGAGCCAGCCACACCCCATCTACAAGAAGGCTGTCAGGCGCCAGACGAAGTTCTACGCGCATGACCCCGAAAACCAGTGCAGCCTTGGCGACACGGTACGCATCGTGGAGTCGCGGCCATACTCCAAGTCCAAGCGCTGGAAGGTCGCGGAGATCCTGTCGAGCATAGAGATCGCCGAAGTTCAGCCTGAAGAGATCGAAGTGGACGAGGACGTCCTGTCGGCGGCCGCAACGTCCGCCGCGCAGATGGAGAGCAGCACAGAGGCCGAACCGGTTAGCGAGTAG